The Halalkalibacter krulwichiae genome has a segment encoding these proteins:
- the hxlB gene encoding 6-phospho-3-hexuloisomerase, which translates to MKTTQYLAEVVQELSRTVDLISDEEAEKLVNKILESKKIFVAGAGRSGFMGKSFVMRMMHMGIDAYVIGETVTANLEKDDLLIIGSGSGETKTLVSIAEKAKSLGGTVAAVTISPDSTIGKLADIIIKLPGSPKDQSESEYKTIQPMGSLFEQTMLLFYDALILRFMEKKGLDSTKMYGKHANLE; encoded by the coding sequence ATGAAAACTACTCAATATTTAGCTGAAGTCGTTCAAGAATTAAGTCGGACAGTCGACTTAATCTCTGACGAAGAAGCAGAGAAGTTGGTTAATAAGATTCTGGAATCCAAAAAAATCTTTGTTGCAGGTGCGGGCAGATCTGGATTTATGGGCAAATCTTTCGTGATGAGAATGATGCACATGGGGATCGATGCTTATGTAATCGGTGAAACTGTAACAGCAAATTTAGAAAAAGATGATTTGTTGATCATCGGTTCAGGTTCAGGTGAAACGAAAACCTTGGTTTCAATCGCTGAAAAAGCAAAAAGTTTAGGTGGGACGGTCGCAGCTGTAACGATTTCCCCTGACTCCACGATTGGAAAATTAGCTGATATTATCATTAAATTGCCTGGATCACCGAAAGATCAATCTGAAAGTGAATATAAGACCATACAACCAATGGGGTCACTTTTTGAGCAAACGATGTTATTATTTTATGATGCATTGATCTTGCGTTTTATGGAAAAAAAAGGCTTAGACTCTACTAAAATGTACGGCAAACATGCCAATCTCGAATAG
- the hxlA gene encoding 3-hexulose-6-phosphate synthase produces MKLQLALDLVDIPGAIELVKEVENHIDVVEIGTPVVINEGLKAVKEVKAAFPNLTVLADLKIMDAAGYEVSQASAAGADIITILGTAEDESIKGAVEEAKKQGKQILADMIAVKDIEGRAKELDELGVDYICVHTGYDLQAVGKNSFEDLATIKSVVKNAKTAIAGGIKLETLPDVIKVQPDLVIVGGGITSKDDKKAVAAKMQELIKQGSL; encoded by the coding sequence ATGAAATTACAATTAGCATTAGATCTTGTAGATATTCCAGGAGCCATTGAATTGGTGAAAGAAGTAGAAAATCATATAGATGTTGTAGAAATCGGCACGCCGGTTGTGATTAATGAAGGCCTTAAAGCAGTAAAGGAAGTGAAAGCTGCCTTCCCTAACTTAACTGTATTAGCTGACCTTAAAATCATGGATGCAGCTGGATATGAAGTTAGCCAAGCATCTGCAGCAGGCGCTGACATCATCACCATTCTTGGTACAGCTGAAGACGAGTCCATTAAAGGTGCTGTAGAAGAAGCAAAAAAACAAGGTAAACAAATCCTTGCTGATATGATCGCAGTTAAAGACATTGAAGGTCGTGCGAAAGAACTGGATGAACTAGGAGTAGATTATATCTGCGTTCACACAGGTTATGACCTTCAAGCTGTAGGAAAAAATTCTTTCGAAGACCTTGCAACCATTAAGAGCGTTGTAAAAAATGCGAAAACTGCTATTGCAGGCGGAATCAAATTAGAAACACTTCCAGATGTGATTAAAGTACAACCAGATCTTGTCATCGTAGGTGGCGGTATCACAAGCAAAGACGATAAAAAAGCAGTTGCAGCTAAAATGCAAGAATTGATTAAACAAGGTTCATTATAA
- a CDS encoding winged helix-turn-helix transcriptional regulator — protein sequence MPNLGEKVFNCEKELTLSIIGGKWKMLVLWHLGKEGTKRFGELKALMPGITQRMLVNQLRELEDHLIVHREVYPVVPPKVEYSLTEYGRSLMPILDAMYDWGKDYIENVLEKETENKSSIQ from the coding sequence ATGCCGAATCTTGGGGAAAAAGTGTTTAATTGTGAAAAAGAATTGACTCTTTCGATTATTGGTGGAAAATGGAAAATGTTGGTATTGTGGCATCTAGGAAAAGAAGGAACCAAACGTTTTGGTGAACTAAAGGCCCTCATGCCGGGTATCACTCAAAGAATGCTTGTTAATCAATTGCGCGAACTTGAAGACCATTTGATTGTTCATCGTGAAGTCTATCCTGTCGTTCCACCAAAAGTTGAATACTCACTCACTGAGTATGGAAGAAGTCTGATGCCTATTCTGGATGCTATGTATGACTGGGGTAAAGATTATATTGAAAATGTATTGGAAAAAGAAACAGAAAACAAATCGTCTATTCAGTAG
- a CDS encoding Tn3 family transposase gives MKIARGRELLTPEQRQAFMQIPEDEWILGTYFTFSKRDLEIINKRRREENRLGFSVQLAILRYPGWPYTHIKSIPDSVIQYISKQISASPSSLSYYPQRENTLWDHLKEIRSEYDFVTFTLSEYRMTFKHLHQLALENGDAIHLLHECIDFLRKNKIILPAITTLERIVWEAREMAEKKLFNTVSQSLTSEQKEKLEEIITSQHSSDSNKTILGWLKEPPGHPSSETFLKVIERLEYIRGMELETVQINHLHRNRLLQLSRLGSRYEPYAFRDFQENKRYSILTVYLLHLTQDLTDKAFEIHDRQILSLLSKGRKAQEEIQKQNGKKLNEKVIHYTNIGQALIKAKREKLDVFEVLESVIEWNSFVSSVEEAQELARPADYDYLDLLQKRFYSLRKYTPTLLRVLEFHSTKANEPLLQAVEIIRGMNESGKRKVPDNSPLDFISKRWKKHLYEDDGTTINRHYYEMAVLTELREHIRAGDVSIVGSRQYRDFEEYLFSEDTWNQTKENTRLSVSLSFKDYITERTSSLNGRLHWLAGNSNKLDGVSLEKGKLSISRLEKDVPEEAKKFSASLYQMLPRIKLTDLLMDVAHITGFHEQFTHASNKRKPDKEETIIIMAALLGMGMNIGLSKMAQATPGLTYKQLANVSQWRMYEDAMNKAQAVLVNFHHKLQLSSYWGDGTTSSSDGMRMQLGVSSLHADANPHYGTGKGATIYRFTSDQFSSYYTKIIHTNSRDAIHVLDGLLHHETDLNIEEHYTDTAGYTDQIFGLTHLLGFKFAPRIRDLSDSKLFTIDKASEYPKLEAILRGQINTKVIKENYEDVLRLAHSIREGTVSASLIMGKLGSYSRQNSLATALREMGRIEKTIFILNYISDESLRRKIQRGLNKGEAMNGLARAIFFGKQGELRERTIQHQLQRASALNIIINAISIWNTLHLTKAVEYQKRSGSFNEELLHHMSPLGWEHINLLGEYHFNSEKMVSLDSLRPLKLS, from the coding sequence ATGAAAATTGCTAGAGGTAGAGAATTGCTTACACCGGAACAGAGACAGGCTTTTATGCAAATTCCTGAAGATGAATGGATATTGGGGACCTACTTCACCTTTTCCAAACGTGATTTAGAAATCATTAATAAGAGAAGGAGGGAAGAAAACCGTTTAGGGTTTTCCGTTCAATTAGCTATTCTTCGGTATCCCGGTTGGCCATACACTCATATTAAAAGCATCCCAGATTCGGTTATACAATATATATCGAAACAAATCAGTGCTAGTCCATCCTCGCTTAGCTATTATCCTCAAAGGGAAAATACACTTTGGGATCATTTGAAAGAAATTCGAAGTGAATACGACTTTGTAACTTTTACCTTGAGTGAATATCGAATGACATTTAAGCACCTTCATCAATTAGCTTTGGAAAATGGTGATGCCATTCATCTACTGCATGAATGCATAGATTTTCTAAGAAAAAACAAAATCATACTGCCTGCTATCACTACACTTGAAAGAATAGTGTGGGAGGCGAGAGAAATGGCTGAAAAGAAGCTGTTTAATACAGTTAGTCAATCTCTAACAAGTGAGCAAAAAGAAAAGCTTGAAGAAATCATTACTTCGCAACATTCATCCGATTCCAATAAAACGATATTGGGTTGGTTAAAGGAACCACCGGGTCATCCTTCATCCGAAACATTTCTAAAAGTAATAGAACGACTCGAATACATACGAGGTATGGAATTAGAAACGGTACAAATTAATCATTTGCATCGCAATCGCTTGTTACAGCTATCCCGCTTAGGTTCAAGATATGAGCCTTATGCGTTCCGTGACTTTCAAGAAAATAAACGATACTCGATTTTAACCGTCTATTTATTACACCTTACTCAGGATTTAACGGATAAAGCCTTTGAAATTCATGACAGACAAATACTCAGTCTGTTATCAAAAGGCCGTAAGGCTCAAGAAGAAATTCAGAAACAAAACGGGAAAAAGCTGAATGAGAAGGTTATACACTATACGAACATCGGACAAGCTTTAATCAAAGCAAAACGGGAAAAACTAGACGTTTTTGAGGTTTTAGAATCGGTTATTGAATGGAATTCTTTTGTTTCTTCAGTGGAAGAAGCTCAAGAGCTTGCACGTCCTGCCGACTATGACTATTTAGACTTACTGCAAAAACGATTTTATTCTCTTAGAAAATATACGCCAACCCTATTAAGGGTATTGGAATTTCATTCCACAAAGGCGAATGAGCCACTTTTACAAGCTGTAGAGATTATACGAGGAATGAACGAATCTGGGAAGCGAAAAGTACCTGATAACTCACCTTTGGATTTTATTTCAAAACGGTGGAAAAAGCATTTATACGAGGATGATGGTACAACAATCAATCGGCATTACTATGAAATGGCTGTTTTAACAGAACTTCGGGAGCATATTCGGGCTGGTGATGTTTCTATTGTGGGCAGTAGACAATATAGAGATTTTGAGGAATATTTGTTTTCCGAAGATACATGGAATCAAACGAAGGAGAATACAAGATTATCGGTTAGTTTATCATTCAAGGATTATATTACAGAGAGAACTAGCAGCCTTAATGGGAGGTTACATTGGTTAGCTGGTAATTCCAACAAGTTAGATGGAGTTTCTCTTGAAAAAGGAAAGCTGTCGATTTCACGATTAGAAAAAGATGTTCCAGAAGAAGCAAAGAAATTTAGTGCAAGCCTGTATCAGATGCTACCAAGAATAAAATTAACCGATTTACTTATGGATGTTGCCCATATAACAGGATTTCATGAGCAATTTACACATGCTTCTAACAAACGAAAACCAGATAAAGAAGAAACAATCATTATTATGGCTGCTCTTTTAGGAATGGGAATGAATATTGGCTTGAGCAAAATGGCTCAAGCAACACCCGGGCTTACATATAAGCAACTAGCCAATGTGTCTCAATGGCGCATGTATGAAGACGCAATGAATAAAGCCCAAGCTGTATTAGTAAATTTTCATCACAAGCTACAATTGTCTTCTTATTGGGGAGACGGCACAACATCCTCGTCAGATGGTATGAGAATGCAGCTAGGAGTTTCATCACTACATGCAGATGCAAATCCACATTATGGAACGGGGAAAGGAGCCACCATCTACCGTTTCACTAGTGATCAATTTTCTTCTTACTACACAAAGATCATTCATACTAATTCAAGGGATGCGATTCATGTTTTGGATGGTTTGTTGCACCATGAGACGGATTTAAACATAGAAGAGCATTATACAGATACAGCCGGTTACACAGACCAAATTTTCGGATTGACTCATTTATTAGGATTTAAATTTGCTCCAAGAATAAGAGATTTATCAGATTCAAAATTATTTACAATAGATAAAGCAAGCGAATATCCAAAATTAGAAGCCATTTTACGTGGACAAATAAATACAAAGGTCATTAAAGAAAATTATGAAGATGTTTTGCGATTAGCTCATTCTATAAGGGAAGGAACAGTTTCAGCATCCCTTATTATGGGGAAACTAGGTTCCTATTCAAGACAAAACAGCTTAGCTACCGCCTTACGTGAGATGGGCCGAATAGAAAAAACGATCTTTATTTTGAATTATATATCGGATGAATCATTAAGAAGAAAAATACAACGAGGATTGAATAAAGGAGAAGCCATGAATGGATTGGCAAGGGCTATTTTCTTTGGAAAACAAGGTGAGCTTAGGGAACGAACCATACAGCATCAATTGCAAAGGGCCAGTGCCTTAAATATAATCATTAATGCCATCAGTATCTGGAATACTTTACATCTAACAAAGGCAGTTGAATATCAAAAACGGTCAGGTAGTTTTAATGAAGAATTATTGCACCATATGTCACCTCTAGGTTGGGAACATATTAATTTACTTGGAGAATACCATTTTAATTCGGAGAAAATGGTCTCGTTAGATTCTTTAAGACCCTTGAAACTTTCTTAA
- a CDS encoding N-acetylmuramoyl-L-alanine amidase family protein, producing MFKLYLDPGHGGVDPGAIGNGMQEKEITLNISHSIRNLLENHYEGLQIKMSRTADITRSLKERTDDANAWGADYFLSIHVNAFNGSAHGYEDYIHNSLSDSSRTALIRDIMHEEIVKVNNLHNRGKKKADFHVLRETRMPALLTENGFIDHASDAQKLRDPNWRQAVAQGHVNGLARAFNLKRKSTNLKSNMAIKRVIVDGVQVGAYAEEENVLRTVKRNLRTAQRIIIENV from the coding sequence ATGTTTAAATTATATTTAGATCCTGGTCACGGGGGAGTGGACCCAGGAGCTATTGGCAATGGGATGCAGGAAAAAGAAATTACCTTAAATATTTCCCATAGCATCCGAAATCTCTTGGAAAACCATTATGAAGGCCTGCAAATTAAAATGAGTAGAACAGCAGATATTACGCGCAGCTTGAAAGAACGTACAGATGATGCGAATGCTTGGGGTGCAGATTATTTTCTATCCATCCACGTTAATGCATTTAACGGTTCAGCTCATGGGTATGAAGATTATATTCATAACAGTTTGTCTGATTCATCGAGAACAGCGTTAATTCGGGACATTATGCATGAAGAAATTGTCAAAGTAAATAACTTGCATAACCGTGGTAAAAAAAAGGCCGATTTCCATGTACTGCGAGAAACCAGAATGCCCGCTTTATTAACGGAGAACGGATTTATTGATCATGCAAGCGATGCCCAAAAATTAAGAGACCCGAATTGGCGGCAAGCGGTTGCCCAAGGGCATGTTAATGGGTTAGCACGCGCGTTTAATTTGAAGAGAAAATCGACTAATCTGAAAAGCAATATGGCTATTAAACGTGTAATTGTTGACGGTGTGCAAGTAGGTGCTTACGCAGAAGAAGAAAATGTGTTGAGAACTGTAAAACGCAACCTGAGAACAGCACAAAGGATTATTATTGAAAATGTGTAG
- a CDS encoding endospore germination permease encodes MNYIIQNTNNQHMKKWLDQHFGKFLSAILVIIYSLLLWLMGFISLKDTLTWTIASYLPQTPILVLAGTTLVACFFAAFQGLRTIAIVSGILLPFVVILGHLVAIANFQFKDYTLLFPLLENGTTPLWKGVPYVAGGLLELSFLMLLIQHKLTKKTGFKSLMLMCFILTGLTLGPLMGSIAIFGPDEAANQRYPAYAQWRIVRLGEDVKHVDFFSIYQWLSGTFIRVSLSIYLLGELWNLQKRRWLPVLFGALAMLVAILLPMSDMAFLDSLGRFYFPSFCIFTAGTLILYIGRIIISRISQKE; translated from the coding sequence TTGAACTACATCATTCAAAACACGAACAATCAACACATGAAAAAGTGGCTAGATCAGCACTTTGGAAAGTTTTTATCTGCAATCTTAGTAATTATTTATAGTTTGTTATTATGGCTCATGGGCTTTATTTCCTTAAAAGATACTCTAACATGGACAATCGCATCTTACTTGCCGCAAACACCGATACTAGTTCTTGCGGGAACCACACTTGTTGCATGCTTCTTTGCTGCTTTTCAAGGACTCCGTACAATTGCAATTGTGAGCGGAATATTGTTGCCATTTGTTGTTATTCTAGGTCATCTTGTGGCGATTGCCAATTTTCAGTTTAAAGATTATACCCTGCTTTTTCCTTTGTTAGAAAACGGGACAACTCCATTATGGAAAGGTGTTCCTTACGTTGCCGGGGGATTGCTGGAGTTGTCTTTCTTGATGTTGCTGATTCAGCACAAATTAACAAAAAAAACAGGATTTAAAAGCTTGATGTTGATGTGCTTCATCCTTACAGGACTTACGTTAGGACCATTAATGGGATCGATTGCTATATTTGGCCCTGATGAAGCGGCTAACCAAAGATACCCCGCTTACGCTCAATGGAGAATCGTGAGACTGGGAGAAGATGTGAAGCATGTCGATTTTTTTTCGATTTATCAGTGGCTATCCGGTACATTTATTCGTGTGTCCCTTTCTATCTATCTCTTGGGAGAATTGTGGAATTTACAAAAACGCAGATGGTTACCCGTGTTATTTGGCGCATTGGCCATGCTTGTTGCCATTTTGCTGCCGATGAGCGACATGGCTTTTCTAGACTCGTTAGGAAGATTTTATTTTCCTTCATTTTGTATCTTTACAGCAGGGACCTTGATCCTGTATATCGGTCGAATAATCATCTCAAGAATTAGCCAAAAGGAGTGA
- a CDS encoding Ger(x)C family spore germination C-terminal domain-containing protein has product MFTEEKLAAVLVAEKPKYEVTPIVKLNKAYFDISVKVKAGINELHTDLTEKELTQMAQEKIEEQIRKTYQTAFKEGIDIYNLGESLYRKHPHQWKSIATGKQQLVLNQDSLRHVKVEVNIVYPGRYKLHEHGESTS; this is encoded by the coding sequence TTGTTTACCGAAGAGAAGCTTGCGGCTGTTCTTGTCGCAGAAAAACCCAAATATGAAGTGACTCCTATTGTGAAATTGAACAAGGCGTATTTCGATATTTCAGTAAAAGTGAAGGCGGGGATCAATGAATTGCATACGGACCTTACCGAAAAGGAACTCACACAAATGGCTCAGGAAAAAATAGAGGAGCAAATCCGCAAAACGTATCAAACTGCTTTTAAAGAGGGTATAGATATTTACAATTTGGGCGAATCTTTGTATCGCAAACATCCACATCAATGGAAGAGCATTGCCACAGGAAAACAGCAACTCGTTTTAAACCAAGATTCCCTGCGCCATGTAAAGGTTGAGGTGAATATTGTTTACCCTGGAAGATATAAATTACATGAACATGGTGAATCCACCTCGTGA
- a CDS encoding DUF1657 domain-containing protein: protein MTVAAKVKQTLAGLKSAQASLETFALETENEQAKQLFQQAAQQTQGVVDGLEPRLQQIEEEEPQYKQE from the coding sequence ATGACAGTAGCAGCAAAAGTAAAACAAACATTAGCTGGATTAAAGAGCGCTCAGGCAAGCCTAGAAACGTTTGCACTTGAAACAGAAAATGAACAGGCAAAACAGCTTTTCCAACAAGCCGCCCAACAAACACAAGGAGTCGTTGATGGCTTGGAGCCTCGTCTTCAGCAAATTGAAGAAGAAGAGCCTCAATATAAACAAGAATAA
- the spoVAC gene encoding stage V sporulation protein AC: MSSSKKKNVTPAQEKYQKLASNYEKKRPVVQNCIRAFFIGGLICLIGQGFHVFYYTFFDFTQRTAGDPTVATLILISVLLTGFGVYDRYAQFAGAGTAVPVTGFANSIASAAIEHRTEGYVLGVGGKMFKLAGSVIVFGTVAAFFIAIIKTILIQWGGL, encoded by the coding sequence ATGTCTTCGAGTAAAAAGAAAAATGTAACTCCTGCTCAAGAAAAGTATCAGAAATTAGCGAGTAACTACGAAAAAAAACGTCCAGTTGTTCAAAACTGTATTCGAGCTTTTTTTATTGGTGGCCTTATTTGTTTAATCGGACAAGGCTTTCATGTGTTTTATTACACTTTCTTTGATTTCACTCAACGAACTGCAGGCGATCCAACAGTAGCAACGCTAATCTTAATTTCCGTTTTATTAACTGGATTTGGAGTATATGATCGATATGCGCAATTTGCTGGTGCTGGTACGGCAGTGCCTGTCACAGGATTTGCCAATTCAATTGCATCGGCTGCTATTGAACATCGAACAGAAGGTTATGTCCTTGGTGTAGGTGGAAAAATGTTTAAACTCGCTGGATCCGTTATTGTGTTTGGTACAGTGGCAGCCTTTTTTATTGCTATTATAAAGACGATTCTCATTCAATGGGGAGGGTTGTAG